The following proteins are co-located in the Hevea brasiliensis isolate MT/VB/25A 57/8 chromosome 11, ASM3005281v1, whole genome shotgun sequence genome:
- the LOC110672736 gene encoding 14 kDa proline-rich protein DC2.15 has translation MAITMASKKLLACILVLSLLLSSEFSNGCDPCKPKPKETCPRDALKLGVCADLLGLVNVVVGGPPSGNKCCALLAGLADLEAALCLCTAIKANVLGINLNVPVTLSLLISACAKSIPPGFQCA, from the coding sequence ATGGCTATAACTATGGCTTCCAAGAAGCTCCTCGCCTGCATTTTGGTCCTCTCCCTCCTTCTCTCCTCAGAATTCTCTAATGGCTGTGATCCTTGCAAGCCCAAGCCTAAGGAAACTTGCCCCAGAGACGCATTGAAGCTAGGGGTTTGCGCAGACCTGCTCGGACTGGTTAATGTTGTAGTTGGCGGTCCTCCTTCAGGCAACAAGTGTTGTGCTTTGCTTGCAGGTTTGGCTGACTTAGAAGCTGCTCTTTGTCTATGCACTGCCATTAAAGCTAATGTGCTTGGAATCAACTTGAACGTGCCGGTTACACTAAGCTTGCTCATTAGTGCATGTGCAAAATCCATTCCTCCTGGCTTCCAATgtgcataa